A genomic stretch from Candidatus Omnitrophota bacterium includes:
- a CDS encoding ABC transporter ATP-binding protein, giving the protein MTDKAVEINGLSYSYPDGTAALDNIGLEISKGESLGIVGPNGAGKSTLLLHLNGILRRNGSVKVLGMDVNDDNLPLIRGKVGLIFQDPDSQLFMPTVREDVSFGPVNMMLARDEVDRRVKGALEEVDMSGFLDRPSHHLSFGEKRRVSIATVLSMKPEILALDEPSSNLDPKHRRDLINFLKGIKLTKIIATHDLELVLEVCSRVVLLDKGRVVACGDNKAILKDRDLLDKHNLEVPYSLRQGSINISENT; this is encoded by the coding sequence ATGACAGATAAGGCAGTTGAGATCAACGGTTTAAGTTACAGTTATCCTGATGGCACGGCCGCGCTTGACAATATAGGCCTGGAGATATCAAAAGGCGAATCTTTGGGTATTGTCGGGCCGAACGGAGCGGGGAAGTCAACGCTGCTCCTGCATCTAAACGGAATATTGAGGCGTAATGGCAGTGTAAAGGTCCTGGGGATGGATGTAAATGATGATAACCTGCCATTGATCAGGGGCAAGGTAGGCCTGATTTTTCAGGACCCGGACAGCCAGCTTTTTATGCCTACGGTTCGCGAAGACGTATCATTCGGCCCGGTCAATATGATGCTCGCCAGGGATGAAGTGGATAGGCGCGTCAAGGGGGCGTTGGAAGAAGTGGATATGTCAGGTTTTCTTGACCGTCCTTCTCATCACTTAAGTTTTGGCGAGAAAAGGAGGGTTTCTATCGCCACTGTTCTTTCTATGAAGCCGGAGATCCTGGCGCTGGATGAGCCCAGCAGCAATTTAGACCCGAAGCACAGGCGCGATCTGATAAACTTTCTTAAAGGGATAAAACTCACAAAGATAATCGCCACGCATGACCTGGAGCTGGTGCTCGAGGTCTGTTCGCGCGTGGTATTGCTGGATAAGGGGAGGGTTGTTGCTTGCGGGGATAACAAAGCGATATTGAAAGACAGGGATTTGCTGGATAAGCATAATCTGGAAGTGCCTTATTCATTGAGGCAGGGCAGTATTAATATATCAGAAAATACTTGA
- a CDS encoding carbohydrate porin: MRKGAVIVLLFCFLCGVNSSWAGEGVSNEELLKEIQALKEAAAKQEKRIAELEQRLAQQESAPKGAQLKDMTIEDFDKHIDSHLLHRIPGYQLFDGLRMGLGATFISQATYNANADALSREGEDAADASYSVDLEFEKEFAGSGRAFLHLETGDGAGVEDELKLFANVNRDADDSDNGISVTEIWYEYYMDNMPLSWTFGKIDPTIYVDNNEYANDETTQFLGRIFRNSPTVEFPDNSPGIRLGLEPTEFMGAELVLMDADSDWEDMFDGVFLAGQVNLKPALFGKGGNYRLLGWLNDRNHIKWHDATKDKEEGYGFGVSVDQQFSDNLGAFARYGWQDPQQRLSGLDDDFSLEHSWSAGLQFSGDLWGRDEDVLAVAVGEAIPSDDYKDSGSLNAKDERHLEAYYSFKANEHLTLSPDVQIIWNPYGDDAVNGKDTIVVGGIRGQVDF, from the coding sequence ATGAGAAAAGGCGCAGTCATTGTTTTATTATTTTGCTTTCTTTGCGGTGTAAATTCTTCCTGGGCAGGGGAAGGCGTATCCAATGAGGAATTACTGAAGGAAATACAGGCGTTGAAAGAAGCGGCTGCTAAACAGGAGAAGAGAATCGCGGAGCTGGAGCAGCGGCTCGCGCAGCAGGAATCCGCGCCTAAGGGCGCGCAGCTTAAAGATATGACCATAGAGGATTTTGACAAGCATATAGATTCCCATTTATTGCACAGGATTCCCGGTTATCAACTGTTTGATGGGCTGCGCATGGGCTTGGGCGCGACATTTATATCGCAGGCAACTTATAACGCAAACGCGGACGCCCTTTCTCGCGAGGGAGAGGACGCGGCGGATGCTTCTTATTCTGTTGATCTGGAATTTGAAAAGGAGTTTGCTGGATCGGGGAGGGCATTTCTGCATCTTGAGACAGGGGACGGCGCAGGCGTAGAGGATGAGCTCAAACTGTTTGCCAATGTCAACAGAGACGCGGACGACTCGGACAATGGCATATCCGTGACTGAAATCTGGTATGAATATTATATGGACAATATGCCGTTGAGTTGGACGTTCGGCAAGATCGATCCCACTATTTATGTAGACAATAATGAATATGCCAATGATGAGACCACCCAGTTTTTAGGCAGAATATTCAGGAATTCTCCTACAGTGGAATTCCCCGATAATAGCCCGGGTATCCGCCTGGGATTGGAGCCGACTGAGTTTATGGGCGCTGAGTTGGTGTTAATGGACGCGGACAGCGACTGGGAAGATATGTTTGACGGCGTGTTCCTCGCAGGCCAGGTTAATCTTAAACCGGCATTATTCGGCAAAGGCGGCAATTACCGCCTGCTCGGCTGGTTAAATGACAGGAATCATATCAAGTGGCATGACGCCACAAAAGATAAGGAAGAGGGCTATGGGTTTGGCGTGAGTGTCGACCAGCAATTCAGCGATAATCTTGGCGCCTTTGCCAGATATGGATGGCAGGACCCGCAACAGCGCCTAAGCGGCTTGGATGACGATTTTTCCCTCGAGCACTCCTGGAGCGCGGGATTACAATTTAGCGGTGATCTCTGGGGAAGAGATGAAGACGTATTGGCCGTTGCGGTCGGTGAGGCGATCCCCTCGGATGACTACAAAGATTCCGGCAGCCTGAATGCCAAAGACGAACGCCATTTAGAAGCGTATTACAGTTTTAAGGCGAACGAACATTTGACCTTAAGCCCGGATGTCCAGATAATATGGAATCCTTACGGCGATGACGCGGTAAACGGCAAAGACACTATTGTCGTAGGAGGCATAAGGGGACAAGTAGATTTCTAA
- a CDS encoding energy-coupling factor ABC transporter permease, whose protein sequence is MHIPDGFLAVNTWAPAWLISLGGLSFCFKRTAATLKDRMVPLMGVASAFIFAAQMLNFPVMAGTSGHLLGGVLAAVLLGPCAGAIVIAVVLIAQCFIFQDGGFTALGANILNMSFIGAGAGYFIYNGIRTVIGGDRGVVVGAAAAAWASVVLASSACAVELAISGTSPLKAALPAMAGVHALIGIGEAMITSVVIGFVLKVRPDLIYNKEA, encoded by the coding sequence ATGCATATACCGGACGGATTTCTGGCGGTTAATACCTGGGCGCCCGCGTGGTTGATCTCTTTAGGCGGTTTAAGTTTCTGTTTCAAAAGGACTGCCGCTACACTGAAAGATAGAATGGTGCCGTTAATGGGTGTCGCGTCCGCCTTTATTTTCGCGGCGCAGATGCTTAATTTTCCCGTAATGGCAGGGACTTCCGGGCATCTGTTAGGGGGCGTCCTGGCAGCGGTTTTGCTTGGGCCTTGCGCGGGGGCGATCGTGATCGCCGTAGTCCTTATCGCCCAGTGTTTTATATTTCAAGATGGAGGGTTTACTGCCTTGGGCGCCAATATCTTGAACATGTCCTTTATAGGGGCCGGGGCGGGTTATTTTATTTATAACGGTATCAGGACGGTTATAGGCGGCGATAGAGGGGTGGTTGTCGGCGCGGCTGCCGCGGCCTGGGCCTCTGTGGTTCTGGCTTCCAGCGCCTGCGCCGTTGAACTGGCCATATCCGGCACATCGCCTCTGAAGGCAGCGCTTCCCGCGATGGCAGGGGTGCACGCGCTTATAGGCATAGGCGAGGCAATGATCACTTCAGTGGTTATCGGATTTGTATTGAAGGTAAGGCCGGATCTGATATATAATAAGGAGGCATAA
- a CDS encoding NifB/NifX family molybdenum-iron cluster-binding protein, whose protein sequence is MKICVTSQGRDLGAQVDPRFGRCQYFIIADTDTLEFEAVENPNIKSMGGAGIQSAQLVASKRVKAMLTGNVGPNAFQTLQAAGIEVFTGASGTVKEAIEKYKKGEFKAVSGPSVGSHAGMPGKKK, encoded by the coding sequence ATGAAAATTTGCGTAACTTCGCAAGGCAGGGATTTGGGCGCGCAGGTTGACCCGCGTTTCGGCAGATGCCAATATTTTATTATTGCCGATACCGATACGTTGGAATTCGAGGCTGTTGAGAATCCCAATATCAAATCTATGGGTGGCGCGGGGATTCAATCCGCGCAACTGGTTGCTTCTAAGAGAGTTAAGGCGATGCTTACGGGAAACGTCGGGCCCAATGCCTTTCAAACATTGCAGGCGGCAGGGATAGAGGTTTTTACCGGCGCATCCGGCACGGTTAAAGAAGCGATTGAGAAGTATAAAAAGGGGGAATTCAAGGCTGTTTCCGGACCAAGCGTCGGTTCTCATGCCGGAATGCCGGGCAAGAAAAAATAG
- a CDS encoding S-adenosylmethionine decarboxylase produces the protein MPAGHEKTKQKAFGYELLLDLYNCKKGVCDNLLLCYRFLDDIVIHLGMEKQSPPSIFFTDAKRFPDKAGLSGWVPLVESSIVIHTLSLKNFITIDIYCCRDFDEQSALDFCKRYFLPDRVETQFLYRGIDYYVKRSAQAKPADQALIGIS, from the coding sequence ATGCCTGCAGGGCATGAAAAGACCAAGCAAAAGGCTTTCGGTTACGAGCTTCTTCTTGATCTTTATAATTGTAAGAAGGGGGTTTGCGATAATTTACTTCTTTGTTATCGATTTCTCGATGATATCGTGATACATCTGGGGATGGAAAAACAATCTCCGCCGAGTATTTTTTTTACGGATGCAAAGCGCTTTCCTGATAAAGCCGGTCTTTCCGGATGGGTTCCCCTGGTGGAAAGCTCGATTGTAATCCATACTTTAAGCCTTAAGAATTTCATAACCATTGATATCTATTGTTGCCGGGATTTTGATGAGCAGAGTGCATTGGATTTTTGTAAGCGGTATTTTTTACCTGACAGGGTGGAAACACAGTTTTTGTATAGAGGTATTGATTATTATGTTAAAAGAAGCGCTCAAGCAAAACCGGCCGATCAAGCTTTAATCGGGATTTCTTAA
- a CDS encoding NifB/NifX family molybdenum-iron cluster-binding protein, with the protein MRIAISTDGEFVSAHFGRCPSFTLVDIEDSKVTKRVEVANPGHQPGAIPEFLHKKGVNCIVAGGMGMRAVSFFEDYGIKTIVGVSGKIDDAVEQLKKGTLEGGESLCKPGAGKGYGLEKEECDHPHEDDCGH; encoded by the coding sequence ATGCGCATAGCTATATCCACAGATGGAGAGTTTGTGTCTGCTCATTTCGGCAGATGCCCTTCTTTTACTCTTGTTGATATTGAGGATAGCAAGGTAACTAAGAGGGTGGAAGTCGCTAATCCCGGGCATCAGCCGGGAGCAATCCCCGAGTTTTTGCATAAAAAAGGCGTCAATTGTATCGTCGCCGGAGGCATGGGAATGCGGGCGGTGTCATTTTTTGAGGACTATGGTATTAAGACGATCGTGGGGGTAAGCGGAAAGATCGATGACGCAGTAGAGCAGCTTAAAAAAGGCACATTAGAAGGCGGTGAGAGTCTTTGTAAACCCGGAGCGGGTAAGGGTTATGGTTTGGAGAAAGAGGAATGCGACCATCCGCACGAGGATGATTGCGGGCATTAA
- a CDS encoding PDGLE domain-containing protein gives MGKKDIFFSLILALFLAGALSLFASSWPDGLEKVAETKGFLEKGEGRPVFVSPVPDYAWPGMENEGLATAAAGIAGTLIVFGAGYGLAAFIRRRQNE, from the coding sequence ATGGGAAAAAAAGATATATTTTTCAGTTTGATTTTAGCGCTTTTCCTGGCTGGGGCGCTTTCGCTTTTTGCCTCTTCCTGGCCCGACGGGCTGGAGAAGGTCGCTGAAACAAAAGGGTTCTTGGAAAAAGGAGAGGGCAGGCCTGTTTTTGTTTCTCCTGTTCCGGATTATGCCTGGCCGGGCATGGAAAATGAGGGGTTGGCTACCGCTGCCGCGGGCATAGCGGGGACGCTGATAGTGTTCGGCGCGGGGTATGGATTAGCAGCCTTTATCAGGCGGCGTCAAAATGAATGA
- the cbiQ gene encoding cobalt ECF transporter T component CbiQ → MKHFYIDKYSDIDSPFQRLDARVKVVGFIAFILSIALTPARLFIAFLFYGLLICRLALLSKVPLLFILKRSLVIVPFVLMVTVFIPFFKKGPEGLMIFWNVLIKSSLSICCAVLLTSSTRFTYILKALQDLRCPKLLTTVLSFMYRYIFVVQDELMEMLQAKESRSAGGSRWFNVKALANIAAVLFIKSYERAEAVYLAMCSRGFTGHIHTINDR, encoded by the coding sequence ATGAAACATTTTTATATAGATAAATACAGCGATATAGACAGTCCGTTTCAACGGCTTGACGCGAGGGTAAAGGTCGTCGGTTTTATCGCCTTTATTTTGTCTATAGCGCTTACCCCCGCGCGTCTATTTATCGCTTTTTTATTCTACGGGCTGCTTATCTGCCGGCTGGCCCTGTTGTCAAAGGTGCCGCTTTTGTTCATCCTTAAGAGGTCGCTGGTGATCGTCCCTTTTGTATTAATGGTAACGGTCTTTATCCCTTTCTTTAAAAAAGGCCCCGAAGGCCTGATGATCTTCTGGAATGTCCTGATAAAGTCATCTTTATCCATTTGTTGCGCGGTTCTCCTTACTTCAAGTACCAGGTTTACCTATATATTAAAGGCGCTTCAGGACCTGAGATGCCCGAAACTGCTGACTACAGTGCTTTCTTTTATGTATCGCTATATTTTCGTTGTGCAGGATGAATTGATGGAGATGCTTCAGGCAAAAGAGTCCAGGTCAGCCGGCGGCTCAAGATGGTTTAATGTGAAGGCGCTGGCTAATATCGCCGCGGTTTTATTTATTAAGAGTTATGAAAGGGCGGAGGCCGTGTACCTGGCCATGTGTTCAAGGGGATTCACCGGGCACATACATACAATAAATGACAGATAA
- a CDS encoding ferritin: protein MPFFEPLEKMDPKHVDLERARKSLREELEAVDFYQERIDATSDESLKHLLAHNMNEEKEHAAMLMEWIRKNDPVQDKMFKEHD from the coding sequence ATGCCGTTTTTTGAACCGTTAGAAAAGATGGATCCCAAGCATGTTGATTTAGAAAGAGCAAGAAAATCGCTGCGCGAAGAACTTGAAGCAGTAGATTTTTATCAGGAACGGATTGACGCGACCAGCGATGAATCATTAAAACATCTTCTCGCGCATAATATGAATGAAGAGAAGGAACACGCGGCAATGCTTATGGAATGGATCAGGAAGAACGATCCGGTTCAAGATAAGATGTTTAAAGAGCACGATTAA
- a CDS encoding Fur family transcriptional regulator, producing the protein MPRGECGREGWWHGRFRGCGYRLTTGREAILDVLSKSEGHLSAEDIYMKVHLKHPNTGLTTIYRTLDVLSDLGMIYKLDFGDGRARYELAEGPKGAHHHHHLVCTGCKRVIDYTDFIDEEVELLQQTEKGLGKKYNFKINNHVIQFYGLCEKCGGKK; encoded by the coding sequence ATGCCAAGAGGTGAATGCGGTAGAGAGGGGTGGTGGCACGGCAGATTCAGGGGCTGCGGCTACCGGCTTACTACAGGCCGGGAGGCGATCCTTGATGTCCTGTCTAAATCAGAAGGCCACTTGAGCGCCGAGGATATATACATGAAGGTTCACTTGAAGCACCCTAATACCGGGCTTACCACTATTTACAGGACATTAGACGTGCTGTCCGATCTTGGCATGATATATAAGCTTGATTTCGGCGATGGCAGGGCTCGTTATGAATTAGCAGAAGGCCCTAAAGGAGCGCATCATCACCATCATTTAGTCTGTACCGGCTGCAAAAGGGTGATCGATTATACGGACTTTATTGATGAAGAAGTGGAGCTGCTCCAGCAAACAGAAAAGGGCCTGGGGAAAAAGTATAATTTTAAGATCAACAATCACGTTATCCAGTTTTATGGCTTATGCGAAAAATGCGGCGGCAAGAAATAA
- a CDS encoding ATP-binding protein — protein sequence MVISVASGKGGTGKTTVAVNLALSIDNVQFLDCDVEEPNAHIFLKPQIKEKEKAYIPVPEIDESKCNYCGKCAQVCVYNAIAILPSQNGKKGATLVFAQLCHGCGACSALCPQGAIKEVNREIGVVEMGNRGEIEFVHGKLNIGEAMSPPLIRQVKEHINPGKTVIIDVPPGTSCPVVASIKGSDFCVLVTEPTPFGLNDLILAVEVLRKLKTPFGVVINRADLGNTETEEYCRKENIPILMRIPFKKEIAVAYSTGEPMVKAFPEYKKDFYGLFNTIKNGKLR from the coding sequence ATGGTTATTTCAGTGGCAAGCGGGAAAGGCGGAACAGGGAAGACGACGGTCGCGGTCAACCTGGCTTTATCTATTGATAATGTGCAATTCCTCGATTGCGATGTGGAAGAACCCAACGCCCACATTTTTCTTAAACCCCAAATCAAAGAAAAGGAAAAGGCGTATATCCCTGTTCCTGAAATCGATGAATCAAAATGTAATTACTGCGGCAAATGCGCCCAAGTTTGCGTTTATAACGCTATAGCGATCCTTCCGTCGCAAAATGGGAAAAAGGGCGCTACCCTGGTATTCGCGCAGCTATGCCATGGATGCGGCGCCTGCAGCGCTCTCTGCCCTCAGGGCGCGATAAAAGAAGTCAATAGGGAGATCGGCGTTGTAGAGATGGGCAATCGCGGCGAAATAGAATTTGTTCATGGAAAACTTAATATCGGCGAAGCAATGTCTCCGCCGCTTATCCGGCAGGTCAAAGAGCATATAAATCCCGGGAAAACCGTTATTATAGACGTTCCTCCGGGTACATCCTGCCCTGTAGTTGCTTCAATCAAAGGCAGTGACTTTTGCGTATTAGTTACTGAGCCGACCCCCTTTGGTTTGAATGACCTGATTTTAGCGGTTGAGGTATTAAGAAAGCTCAAAACCCCTTTTGGCGTCGTAATTAACCGCGCTGACTTAGGAAATACTGAAACCGAGGAATACTGCAGGAAAGAAAATATCCCTATTTTAATGAGGATACCGTTTAAAAAAGAGATAGCCGTGGCTTATTCCACGGGAGAGCCTATGGTTAAGGCATTTCCGGAGTATAAGAAAGATTTTTATGGTCTTTTTAATACAATAAAAAATGGAAAACTTCGTTAA
- the pilM gene encoding type IV pilus assembly protein PilM, translating into MAKKTIIGLDIGTSSIKSARFARKEDGLHLIKVDLREFPRSEGEAAKEKDVLSALKDMLKGVDIKRSRIILSINCPMTSLKKITAPYMPKAELRGAVIMEAKSHFPFSLEEAFLDFEVLKEVSENGVKRYEVALAVSPKKTVGAYLSLLDKAGISPAAFIPCSYAFKKISERVSGSGGKVNCFLEMGSRFTELLVFKGGDPEFYRKIPVSGSDFTRALTVTLASAEGKVGLSGDEAEELKRREGIPQEAGRVLSLLRAPLEHLVKEIERCFDYYREESGGAKVDSLLLFGAGASLKGLDKYLSKELGMDVRPGNAFEGITVDEPLLDRGEEAGRLFVPAIGAALTEAKGINLLPPEIKDEPGRIVRRSVSEGLAAAAALILLFTYIGMSIQLSNFHKRISAAAMEISALTSQFKEAEAQIAINKMLFNEPYWEDVFKELSNIMPSDIYLRECNMRDKVIGIRGTAVSKEPERSISGFILALEKGIFSSVKLVASRKAQEGSSNEFELKCWLD; encoded by the coding sequence ATGGCTAAGAAAACTATCATCGGGCTTGATATAGGCACAAGTTCAATAAAATCGGCAAGGTTTGCCAGGAAAGAGGACGGCCTGCATTTGATCAAGGTTGATCTCAGGGAATTTCCCCGCTCTGAAGGCGAAGCCGCGAAGGAAAAAGATGTGTTGTCCGCGCTCAAAGATATGCTTAAGGGCGTGGACATTAAAAGATCGCGGATCATCCTGAGCATTAACTGCCCCATGACTTCGCTGAAGAAGATAACCGCGCCTTATATGCCTAAAGCGGAGCTGCGCGGCGCCGTGATCATGGAGGCAAAGAGCCATTTTCCCTTCTCGCTGGAGGAGGCATTCCTGGATTTTGAGGTATTGAAGGAGGTATCCGAGAACGGCGTAAAGAGATACGAGGTCGCCCTGGCTGTTTCGCCGAAGAAGACGGTCGGCGCTTATCTATCTTTGCTGGATAAGGCAGGCATATCTCCCGCGGCGTTTATCCCCTGTTCCTACGCCTTCAAGAAGATATCCGAACGTGTTTCCGGAAGCGGCGGCAAGGTCAATTGTTTCCTGGAAATGGGCAGCCGTTTTACCGAACTGCTTGTGTTTAAGGGCGGCGATCCGGAGTTTTACCGCAAGATACCGGTATCTGGAAGCGATTTTACCAGGGCATTGACAGTCACCCTCGCGTCGGCAGAGGGGAAGGTAGGGCTTTCCGGCGATGAAGCAGAGGAGTTAAAGCGCAGGGAGGGCATACCGCAGGAGGCCGGGCGCGTTCTTTCCCTGCTTCGCGCCCCGCTTGAGCATTTAGTAAAAGAGATAGAGCGGTGTTTTGATTATTACCGCGAAGAAAGCGGCGGCGCCAAGGTTGATTCGCTGCTTTTATTCGGCGCGGGCGCCTCTCTTAAAGGGCTGGACAAGTATCTTTCAAAAGAGCTGGGTATGGATGTAAGGCCCGGCAACGCGTTTGAGGGTATTACAGTGGATGAGCCGCTTTTAGACAGAGGGGAGGAAGCCGGCAGGTTGTTCGTCCCGGCTATAGGCGCGGCCTTAACCGAGGCAAAGGGCATAAATCTTCTTCCTCCGGAGATCAAGGATGAGCCAGGGCGCATCGTCAGGCGCAGCGTATCAGAGGGACTGGCAGCCGCCGCCGCGCTCATATTGCTTTTCACATATATAGGTATGAGCATACAACTATCTAATTTTCATAAGAGGATATCCGCTGCCGCGATGGAGATCTCAGCGCTGACATCCCAGTTTAAGGAGGCCGAGGCGCAGATCGCGATAAATAAGATGCTGTTCAATGAGCCGTACTGGGAAGATGTATTTAAAGAGCTTAGCAATATCATGCCTTCAGACATATATCTCAGGGAATGCAATATGAGAGACAAGGTAATAGGCATACGGGGCACGGCAGTTTCCAAGGAGCCGGAGAGGTCAATATCCGGTTTTATACTCGCGCTGGAAAAGGGCATATTCAGCAGTGTAAAGCTGGTCGCTTCCAGAAAGGCGCAGGAGGGCTCATCCAACGAGTTTGAGTTGAAATGCTGGCTGGACTGA
- a CDS encoding class I SAM-dependent methyltransferase — MDKEVLENHKKYLERARFYRSFGYDLEKERDFILDRSLPISGEILEIGTGKGHFALALARRGYSFISVDISRQEQEIAMLNLRYSGLERQAIFKIEDAGHLSFSDRSFDTIFSINVFHHLEKPVAVLNEMVRLLRQGGKAVLSDFNDKGLEIINACHSAEGRTHDYFKHRLSEAGEYFIVKGFAVREYRSEVQKVLIAERTQG, encoded by the coding sequence TTGGACAAAGAGGTTTTAGAGAATCATAAAAAGTATTTAGAAAGAGCCCGCTTTTACCGAAGCTTCGGTTACGATTTAGAAAAGGAAAGAGATTTTATCCTCGATAGATCCCTGCCTATTTCCGGAGAGATACTTGAGATCGGTACCGGTAAAGGTCATTTTGCGCTTGCCTTGGCAAGGCGCGGCTATAGTTTTATAAGCGTAGATATTTCCAGGCAGGAACAAGAGATCGCTATGTTAAACCTGCGGTATTCCGGTCTGGAAAGGCAGGCCATTTTTAAAATTGAGGATGCCGGGCATTTAAGTTTTTCAGACCGAAGCTTTGATACCATATTTTCTATCAATGTCTTTCATCATTTAGAAAAACCCGTGGCAGTTTTAAATGAGATGGTCCGTCTTTTGCGCCAGGGCGGCAAAGCGGTCTTAAGCGATTTTAACGATAAAGGATTGGAGATAATTAACGCCTGTCATAGCGCTGAAGGACGCACGCATGATTATTTTAAACATCGTTTAAGTGAGGCAGGGGAGTATTTCATTGTGAAAGGATTTGCTGTCAGGGAGTACCGGAGTGAAGTCCAGAAAGTACTTATAGCCGAACGAACTCAAGGATAA
- the pilO gene encoding type 4a pilus biogenesis protein PilO: protein MEMTKERLAAVVSASLVIFGLGLYLFLYRPLKLKLRDARVQAAAVEKDLARMHRAIGYLKKNPVRRAIITEDGVSLAMDELTQEAKLKGINFISITPAQPIESRTGGYKILPIDIEAESTYADFGIFLGALDEFKNSVVTVEGFSLYSYGDDPANLRSRLTLGIYLSE, encoded by the coding sequence ATGGAGATGACGAAAGAGAGATTGGCAGCGGTTGTATCGGCGTCTTTGGTTATTTTCGGCCTGGGGCTTTATCTTTTTTTATACAGGCCGCTTAAGCTGAAGTTGAGGGATGCCCGCGTTCAGGCGGCTGCTGTTGAAAAAGACCTGGCAAGGATGCATCGGGCCATAGGATATCTTAAGAAGAACCCTGTCAGAAGGGCGATAATAACCGAGGATGGCGTGTCTTTGGCCATGGATGAGCTGACGCAGGAGGCAAAACTAAAAGGCATAAACTTTATTTCTATAACCCCTGCTCAGCCCATAGAGTCCAGGACAGGCGGCTATAAGATCCTGCCCATAGACATTGAGGCGGAGTCCACCTACGCCGATTTCGGGATATTTCTGGGGGCGTTGGATGAATTTAAGAACAGCGTAGTCACGGTAGAGGGCTTTAGCCTGTATTCTTACGGAGATGATCCGGCAAACTTAAGGAGCAGGTTGACGTTAGGCATTTATCTGTCGGAGTAA
- the nikR gene encoding nickel-responsive transcriptional regulator NikR: protein MKTIKRFGVSLEEGLLSELDGLAKRQKFPSRSQAIRFLIRNNVVEDAWQSNKDVAGCIVLIYDHHKRDLVNKSLDIQHKFGHLILSSQHVHLDHHSCLEMVALKGSASGLKELADSLISLKGIKHGRLVMTGV from the coding sequence ATGAAAACTATAAAGCGTTTTGGCGTTTCTTTGGAAGAGGGGCTGCTTAGCGAGTTGGACGGCCTGGCAAAAAGGCAGAAGTTCCCCAGCAGGAGCCAGGCAATAAGATTCCTCATAAGGAACAATGTAGTAGAAGATGCCTGGCAGAGTAATAAAGATGTTGCCGGATGCATCGTCCTGATCTATGACCATCATAAAAGGGACCTGGTAAATAAATCTCTGGATATCCAGCACAAGTTCGGCCATTTGATCCTTTCCAGCCAGCACGTCCATTTAGACCATCATAGCTGCCTGGAGATGGTTGCCTTGAAAGGTAGTGCCTCCGGGCTTAAGGAGTTGGCCGATAGTTTAATATCCCTGAAAGGCATAAAGCACGGCAGATTGGTTATGACAGGGGTTTAA
- a CDS encoding DUF5320 domain-containing protein, with translation MPGFDGTGPQGAGPMTGGGRGYCAFPLSGNRPMYAGQRFFGRGGVRGRRNRYYATGLTGWQRAAMGMPFGFANGGPAFGGAYPYTPAITPKQETDILRNEAEFLRKQLEDIQGRIDALEDARQEKGE, from the coding sequence ATGCCAGGTTTTGACGGAACAGGGCCGCAGGGAGCAGGCCCTATGACAGGAGGGGGCAGAGGTTATTGCGCCTTTCCCCTATCGGGCAACAGGCCAATGTATGCCGGCCAAAGATTCTTTGGCAGAGGGGGCGTAAGAGGCCGAAGAAATCGGTATTACGCAACCGGGCTTACCGGTTGGCAGAGAGCCGCAATGGGGATGCCCTTTGGCTTTGCTAATGGAGGGCCTGCTTTTGGCGGGGCGTATCCTTACACGCCTGCGATTACGCCGAAGCAAGAAACGGATATCTTAAGAAATGAAGCTGAATTTCTAAGAAAGCAGCTTGAAGATATCCAGGGCCGCATTGATGCTTTAGAGGATGCCCGGCAGGAAAAGGGCGAATAA